Part of the Poecilia reticulata strain Guanapo linkage group LG2, Guppy_female_1.0+MT, whole genome shotgun sequence genome is shown below.
tggtattttgcaaaaatatcagCGTCTACATGAAAACTATTTGTCTTTCACCTAACAATTATGTGCTACGTCATGATGCTATMTCACATAAAACTGTTGCAAAACACACCAAAGAAGATGTGAAGATGATTTTGCAACACAATGTAAATCAACTGAAGTcaggagcttttatttttccgCCCAAAACAGGAACTCACCATGAGGAATGAGTAGCCAATCCACAGGCTCCTCCAGCCCACGGGACACTGTGGGATGGTGATGTCCTGACTGTGAACTGCAATAGCGACTGATGGAGCCTCGCAAACCGAGCAACGGCTGATGTACGgctggatttctttttcttccacaggCATCATGGGGAGGGGAGCAGTGGTTGACAGCCAGTAGGACTTATCATTTCTGCTGGCGTAGTAGCAAATGTCCCCAGGGTTGCAGTACAGAAAGGGCATGGTGCTGAACCGTGGGAGGCAGGAACCAGCCAAACCTGTTGGGAACAAACATCGAAAAAGTGAGTTTAAAGATTAAATGGCTTAAAGTTGYttgttttttttcccccctgccaTGTCTCCTGCTTCACCTCTCAAgtattttgagttttcaaagaAGCAAGATCTGGTGGAAAATTAAGTAGAATAGAATTTACGAGAATTTTCTCAGAGGTTCTCTGATTTTYATCGGGGTTKTTTTTGGCAAAAcatgaaatgcaaaattaattCTGCTTCTTTGAAAACCCRATTTCTCCCAGGAACAAGATTagataactttattaaaaatcctCAAAGCAACTGAATCCGACTGGGAAGATCAGAGGACAAGTGCTGGGAAGGATTCAGTCCCGGCAAAGGACACAAATAACAGACAAAGCAGGAGGTTTCTGAGACTTTGTGGGTTTCATYTTCTGCTTTTACAAGACCTTTTATGACAAGATAGTACGATTAATGTTAGTAAAACCAGCAACATCATCTAACGCTAAGAAAAGAGTCAACTTATTCACACTGACTCACCGAGGTCCTGGTTGTGGGCCTTCTCTTGGCCCTCCAGGTACAGTAGACTGTAACCGTCCCACAGTTTAGACATTCCCACCGGACACATTGGCGTCTGGTCTGACTGACTGTGTTTCACCAGCAGGTAGCCCACGCTGATACTGCGGCCCGCCATGCCAGGTAATCCTGGGCCRCCGGACCTGCCTCTTTGACCTTTTGGGGAATCATGGATTCAGTTAGCCATCTGTTGTTGTCATTGGGTTTGATTTATATCTATATTACTAAGAcgctttttcaacaaaaacaatatttgaaccttcaaaattttttaaaaatgtttttttttttgtcttaacccccatttactttaaatcttttaatccAGGATTATATCCCTAATCCCAGGCTGCCCTGCAGTGTGAGATGTACCTTCCATGCCTTGGAGACCAGGGTGCCCCACATTGCCCACCTCGCCACGGTAACCTGGCACTCCTGGAGTACCACCAATCCCAGGCATGCCTTTAACTCCAACAGGTCCCATGAACCCTGTTCAGAAACAGAATAAGTCCGTCGCASTGCTTTTCTTGTACTTTGGATACATTATCAATGAAATCGTTTTATACTCATTTGGTAAAAATGGGTTAGTATGAAAAATTGTAAACTAACCTGGATCTCCAGGTGGGCCTCGAGGTCCTGGCCCCCCTGAAATCCCTTTCGGGCCTTGGATACCTCGCGGTCCTGGAAGGCCTCTTTCTCCTGGGACTGTAATGGAAGGTGGAAGACCGCCCTGGCTCCCAGGCGCTCCAGGAAAACCTGTGGGGTCGATTGCTTGTTCAGTGTCTCAGGGTGAAGTCGCTGCACTTCACATATTCTTGTGATTTTAACGAAGTCCAGTTCGACCAGYttgacattttgtgactttcATTATTGTGTTAAACtaagcattttaatttttaaactacAGAAGGTAAAAAGCAGTTCTGTATCCCTCAGAAAAGGGAAAAAGCCTAGCACTAAACAGAAAACTGCTAATCAGATATTAACTTCAGATTTAGTAGTTAGCTGTACTGCCTTTATCTTGCCTAGATTGTGCACAAAACATCACAGAGTCTGCCCTACCATTAGCGAGACATGCAAATCAGCAATAAGAATCTGTTTTGAATATCTTTTTGAGCATCAAGACAGAATAGTGTCCTGGGTGGTTAGCCTTATCATCCATATCAAAACCTGTCATAGACTAAAGCAGTGGTACGAGAAATCGTTTTTTAGGTATACATAAGACAAATAATTGTAGAGCGTTTGATTGAATatacaaaaacacaagcaaactGTAAAGAGCCTTGTGACAAACATCCATCTTTACTAGTCCAATGGTTGCCAGTTTATTAGGAGCCCATATCTGACCTGGCAATCCAGTGTCTCCTTTCGGGCCCACTGGTCCTCTCTCTCCCTGTAAGCCAGTCTGTCCAGGAATTCCCATGTGACCTTGGTCTCCCTTTGGtcctgttaaaaaaatacacacatgtaCATATGTAAATAAGAAGAAACAACATAGAGACCTACTGGAATCACAAGGTCTGGTCAAAGATGTTTWCTTGACATCTCACTTACCTTTCTTCCCAGAGATTCCATCAGGGCCCCTGTAGCCTGCTGGACCTGAATCTCCTCGAGATCCTCTCGTGCCAGTGGGGCCGGGGAACCCATTTTCGCCTGGTACACCTTTCTCTCCTGGGAAAGCATCCAGTCCAGGTGGTCCGCTTGCTCCAGGATAACCTGAGAAACAGCAATTCAAATGAATGAAAGTATAAACAAATAACTCTTGGTGACTTCTAATGTTAGAATAGAAAAAAGCAGAAGGATGGGAGGAGTATTATGTTTTagcatacagaaaaaaaacacagttttctaATATAAAGGTTATTTCTAGTTAACCACTTAATTCTCCAAACAtcaaaaactgttgttttcaaGTGAAGAGAGTGAGATATTTAACCCAAATAATTGGAGCTACTGATTCTGTTCAGTAAAACCTGTAGCAGGCCTTTACCTcaatatggaaataaaaaactgaaaaatacttcaataaaatagtaataaaaaaatggaaaatacaataCTACAACTAATCATGAGGGTACACGCAAAATTATTCCACTGCCAGTTACATTGGGGATTTTGTTAACAACTATCAACAAAGCCCAATTAATAAAGTGcttaagaaagaaaagaaattcagaaatgttgctttCTGACAAACCTTGGGATCCTCGAGGTCCTGGGAAGCCAGGATTCCCCCTCTTTCCCGCTATGTCTGGGATCCCGCTTGGTCCCTGAAGGCCACGTAATCCTGGCAGTCCAGGTTGGCCATAGTCAcctgaataaatgaaacatggtgTCAAGCTTTATGCAAGTGAAGTCCCACAGAAACGTGCCCACGTAGCATGTGCAGCAGGTAAAGGTCTTTGGCTCACCCAGATTTCCCTGGAAGCCTTTCAGTCCTGATGGACCTGGAGAACCTGGCTGGCTGTTGGAAATACCGCTTTCTCCTTTCCTGCCTTTAACTCCAGTTTCTCCAGCAGGTCCAACAATGTCCAGACCTGATGTGACcaaaaagagcactctttaaaagacaaagagatTACTTGGGAGGGGGCCGGGGGGgttacaaaaacttaaaatgtttacaaagcTCAAGTCACCGAGTTGTTACACAATTTCCATGAACTCTGCATCTGCAAAATAGACATCTgtactttgtcacattttgtcaccttacaatcacaaacttcaatgtattttattgggctTCTACacaatagaccaacacaaagtagtgcacaacTGTgacatggaagaaaaataatacaagctTTTAGAACGTTTGCAggtgaaaatctaaaatatgtgcTTTACATTTACATCCAGCCCCTTTAAAAGTAATTTCCGTCCRTCTGTGTTTAACTATTTCTTTGCGRTTGTTAGGTTTGTTACCTGGTGTTCCTGAGACACCCTTCTGTCCTTTCAGTCCATCTAATCCATAAAGACCCTGTAGGCCGGAATAACctgcacacatttaaaatacatttggtcaaaaaaaaagttttaaatgcagACCGTATTTCAGATAAATGACAAAAGTGTATTGGCCCTTTTGCTTTACCTTTACTTCCGGAGAAGCCAGGAACKCCTGGTATTCCATCTTCCCCGGGAATTCCAGGAAAACCCTTTTGACCTTGGTTCCCCGGAGTTCCTCTCTGCCCATCCAACCCtggaaaaataatcagaatccCGTCAATTGAGTATAAATCCGTGAGAATGTGTAATGAACTGGGTAAAGGTATTATTTTTACCTGGGAATCCTTCTATTCCCAGATTCCCGGCTTCTCCCTTTACCCCTTCAATACCGTCAAATCCGGTTATGCCAAGGTCCCCGATTGGTCCAAGTAGACCTTTCAGACCTATGGGAGAAATACCAAACCTTTCAAGTCAGCCACTCCCAGTTTACCAGTGTCGATTGGCTCCAGTGAAGAAGAAGCCACACCAGTATGAGGTCAGTTTGTACCTGGTTCTCCTGTAAATCCATCCTCTCCTCTCAATCCTGGAGATCCTGGAAGGTCCACTTGAATGCCCTTGTCACCTGTCATATTTTACTGTACTTAATAACAGAGTGCAACTTCCACATATTTACATCAAGCCGGGGCTAAGTGGCAGTTCATTGGTTCAATTAGATTTTTTCaccttttcctcctttctttccttGTACTCCTGTATGACCGTAGGCACCCGGGCTTCCTTTGCCCCCCTGAAACATAACTCATTTTAAACGTTTGgtcaaataatttaacatttatttagggATTTGACAGGctactgcaacaaaaaaaaagaaaaaaagaaaagaaaatYATGCAAAATTGGGTCAACACATTACATTCACAGGGAACGACTTATTTAAGTAAGGTGGCAAATGTggttactttaaaaatattttgaattaatcTGAGGTTTATATTTTACCTCTGTGTAATATACCTATTATAATAYGGTGGCTCTCAAATATTCACACATCAGTGGAAAAACACCCTGATTCTCTAAGGAAATAATGAATCCCATTGGACAGTCAAGTTGAATTATTTGGATGCAAAGCATCACTTCCTAYGCTGCTGCACTTCCTAAGCAGGcacgttgccatggtaactTTGCTCACCTTGTTGCCATGCATTCCGTCAAAGCCTTGAATGCCTCTGCTTCCAGGTGTCCCTGGCATTCCCTTAATGCCTGGCAGGCCCTGTGCACCTGGATCCCCATGAACTCCTTTTTCATCGCTGGGGTCCCCTGGAAGACCATGAGCTCCATCATAGCCCGGCACACCTTGGTGACCTTTGGTACCTGACGGGGGAAAGAAATTGGATTTATATGAAATGAGAGAGGAGGGAACAGAGACCTTAGAACRAATTAACACTCTGATATGAGATTAAAGATGCAGACCTCTTGGTCCGGTAAAACCCGGATTGCCCTGGTGTCCGTGCTCTCCTTTGGTTCCCTTTATGTGGATAAGCATTTTAGGTGACATAACCCCCGGTTTACCTTGCAGACCTTGTTCGCCTGCAAGCAGGGGGAGAGGTTAATGACCAGGGCTATAATAGGTACCAGTTCCATCACAGCAGTGACACCAGTCARTGACTTGGATCCTACCTCTCTCTCCCTTTGCGCCTGACAGTCCTTTCAGGCCAACTTCTCCAGGCGTTCCAGACCCCCCTTTTAGTCCCTCAAAGCCCTTCAGACCAGGATTTCCTGTGACTCCCTCAAAACCATACGTTCCATGACTACCTTTTGTTCCTGAGaagaaaaaatgacagaaaaacaagattttagcTTAGACAGTTTGACAAATAGTCAAGTTTTTCATGTCACCCCCAAACAGTTGACCTTTTAAGGAACTGACCTTTGAGTCCTTGAAGGCCTGGTCGTCCAGTTGCACCTGGTTCTCCAGGGTCACCTGGYGGGCCGCGCTCTCCGATCCCACCATCATCTCCAWAAACACCTGGCATTCCTTTTAATCCTGTTGGACCTGGAGGACCTGGGTCACCTCCTRTTCCTCTCTCTCCAGTTCTTCCTGATGAGGTAAAGCAAGTTTGCCAGTAGGAAcagtgaaaaatctattttgttttttaaagaatatgCCTGTGTGTCTGCTTCTCTAACCTGGCTCTCCAGTTGTCCCTGCCGGACCAGGTGGGCCCGACCTGCCAGGATCCCCGGGGAAGCCGTACGTCCCAGCTGGYCCGGATCTTCCCTCTTCCCCTGGCAGGCCTGGGGCACCTTTCAGTCCCCTGAAGCCGATCATGCCAGGCATCCCTGGGATTCCTGAAAACATCGGTTGAACAAGAACATTCCAGCAAATATCAAACGCTCTTTACTCCACACTTTGACCAGGTTGAAAAGATCAGCTGACCTGAAAACCCTGGCTGCCCTTGATCTCCAAGTAGGCCCTTTTGCCCTCGCAGGCCAGGTAGTCCTGGGTCGCCTGGAGGGCCAGACGATGCTCCCATTACTTCTCCGTGAGCACCTTTTYCCCCTTGAGATCCGTATCGGCCAGGCATGCCCGGAACACCRGGATTCCCTGAAGAGCCTTTAGTGCCAGGAGTCCCCAAGTCTCCACGGGGACCAGGAAAACCTGCAATGAGAAAAAAGGACGTTAAAGACAATTTTATTATAGTAGCAACTCAAAAGAATAACTGTGGCAACTCCTTGAAACACTATAGACCTTCAGTGTTCAGGCCTAAAACMTGTGATGTGTTTGAATTCAAACTAAAYCCAAAACYTTTCAAACCTACCTGACCCAAGGTGACAAATAATGCCTCTTTGTCCTAAATACTGGTTGTGGCACTCTTTGTGGTGGCAACATATCTAAGTATATTCAATAAAAGCCAATGAGTCTTTTAAATCTCTGTGGAGGAGTGTTGACCCACTCTTccttgcagaattgttttaactCAACCACAGTGGATGGTTTTCTCGCATAAATGACCAATAAAAGGTAAGTCCCAGTTGAATTTGGGCCCACAGGCCAAAAAATKGAGAAGGGATTCCAATTGGCTACAGGACGAACTCGTACTTCCTGAGCCACAGCCGCCACTGATGATTGTATGCTATGATGCTACCATATTTTACTGCTGTTCTGGTTTAAAGTTGCCACATGTCAGAGACTGTCTGGATCCAGACGAATTTGAATCCGATGCTGCTAGCACTCATtggctttttctctctctcactcctTGCCATTGATTTTCACTCTTCTCGTTTCTCGCATTCACTCCGTTGTTGTACCGAGCCCCCAAAGCCATGATCACTTGTCTGACATAAGGTTAGGCCAGAGCACACAGTCAAGTTTTACGACTCTTTGTTCATCTGAGTCCGGRCATYRTCTCCGACTCTGGTTCTTGCCCAAGCCACCCCTTTTCTGTGTATTAGAGCTTTGCATAATGTCTTATCATCACTTSTGACCTCGTGGTCCAGGAATGCCGCCTCTGCCGCgctctccttcttctcctttctctccATTGACTCCTTGCGCACCGGAGAAACCTTTTGGGCCAGGAACTCCTGTTGGATCAAAAGCAGAGCAAAGCGTTAGGAAACCATCCGACATACAGGATTTAACGCAAGTCAGCCGGTAAGTTTACCTGGAGAACCTGATATTCCACTGATTCCTTGAGGTCCAGGCTGACCAGGAGGACCTGGGATAGGTTCACAATCACCTGAGAGAAAATGATAGGACACGCAACCTTCAGGACAATGTCAAAGCKTTTTGATAACGTGGCTGTTTATGAATAACTGTTTGGGTGCAAGTGATGTTTGACTTCTGCCCAGCGTGAAGGTTTTCTACAATCAGACATTACATTAGCTGCTGTTTCAATAAAGTACATCTTAAAGTGTAAACACTTCAGTTCTCATGCAGACAAGTTAAATAAGTCAGAGGCAAAGCACAACAGAGGAGTTGCAAAGAAGAGCAACAAATWAAAAAKGTTATTATACCAGCTACCTGTCACATCCACCTGTCCTCCAGCTCCATGTGGAATACAGCCGCCTTTCAGTTGAAAAGGAAGgagaatgaaagagaaatgcaTTCGGAACAAGAGTTATTGAAAAGCATAAGCTTGGTCCCAAACAAGCTCAGCTGGTTTGAGGGATGCAGCGTTTGCTTTAAGTAGACAGCAGAAGGAAGAGAAGCAAACAGCTGGTCAtgcttccttctttttttaacaaaaagccATTATCGTTCATTCCAAATTCACTGCTTTTGTAATGGATTACGAAAGAGAGCCCTTTGAAAGAGAGGTAAAAATTATatagagcaaaaacagaaaaaaaaaaagttcaaatacaaaataagcaACTCAAAAATAGGAATGAATATAATCAAGGAAACCAGGCAGTCAANGTTATTATACCAGCTACCTGTCACATCCACCTGTCCTCCAGCTCCATGTGGAATACA
Proteins encoded:
- the col4a2 gene encoding collagen alpha-2(IV) chain codes for the protein SPGPNGLHGLPGNPGPLGEGPWGKHGDKGFPGWPGTPGSRGAAGTPGESFVGIRGQHGPPGDDGLAGYDGVQGTPGSPGGCIPHGAGGQVDVTGDCEPIPGPPGQPGPQGISGISGSPGVPGPKGFSGAQGVNGEKGEEGERGRGGIPGPRGFPGPRGDLGTPGTKGSSGNPGVPGMPGRYGSQGXKGAHGEVMGASSGPPGDPGLPGLRGQKGLLGDQGQPGFSGIPGMPGMIGFRGLKGAPGLPGEEGRSGPAGTYGFPGDPGRSGPPGPAGTTGEPGRTGERGXGGDPGPPGPTGLKGMPGVXGDDGGIGERGPPGDPGEPGATGRPGLQGLKGTKGSHGTYGFEGVTGNPGLKGFEGLKGGSGTPGEVGLKGLSGAKGERGEQGLQGKPGVMSPKMLIHIKGTKGEHGHQGNPGFTGPRGTKGHQGVPGYDGAHGLPGDPSDEKGVHGDPGAQGLPGIKGMPGTPGSRGIQGFDGMHGNKGGKGSPGAYGHTGVQGKKGGKGDKGIQVDLPGSPGLRGEDGFTGEPGLKGLLGPIGDLGITGFDGIEGVKGEAGNLGIEGFPGLDGQRGTPGNQGQKGFPGIPGEDGIPGVPGFSGSKGYSGLQGLYGLDGLKGQKGVSGTPGLDIVGPAGETGVKGRKGESGISNSQPGSPGPSGLKGFQGNLGDYGQPGLPGLRGLQGPSGIPDIAGKRGNPGFPGPRGSQGYPGASGPPGLDAFPGEKGVPGENGFPGPTGTRGSRGDSGPAGYRGPDGISGKKGPKGDQGHMGIPGQTGLQGERGPVGPKGDTGLPGFPGAPGSQGGLPPSITVPGERGLPGPRGIQGPKGISGGPGPRGPPGDPGFMGPVGVKGMPGIGGTPGVPGYRGEVGNVGHPGLQGMEGQRGRSGGPGLPGMAGRSISVGYLLVKHSQSDQTPMCPVGMSKLWDGYSLLYLEGQEKAHNQDLGLAGSCLPRFSTMPFLYCNPGDICYYASRNDKSYWLSTTAPLPMMPVEEKEIQPYISRCSVCEAPSVAIAVHSQDITIPQCPVGWRSLWIGYSFLMHTAAGNEGGGQSLSSPGSCLEDFRTTPFIECNGAKGTCHYFANKHSFWLTSIDQSFHTQPSSETLKAGQLLSRISRCQVCMKNL